A single Phragmites australis chromosome 4, lpPhrAust1.1, whole genome shotgun sequence DNA region contains:
- the LOC133915652 gene encoding uncharacterized protein LOC133915652 isoform X2, which produces MATALFSALADSSCPSRWPVGLPGHHRIIINSGGSSPARADLDDTLYPGDTGIGLALKRNIDEFLVAKLGVTAERAAAMRVELFRTHGSTLSGLIALGYEVHPDEYHSYVHGRLPYDRIAADPQLARLLQSIPQRKVLFTNSDRAHMKRALQRLSVDEACFDAIVCFETMNPHLFGEAREEHANAARPVVVLKPSVEAIVAAIRVADSNPRRTVGKRVRSKEADYALENIGNLRRVIPEIWGVAGGESSGQPDLGIDKKGMRSDLESIIQPASIQA; this is translated from the exons ATGGCGACCGCGCTCTTCTCGGCTCTTGCCGACAGTTCGTGTCCCAGCCGTTGGCCGGTTGGGTTGCCGGGCCACCATCGTATAATAATAAACTCAGGCGGCTCCTCTCCGGCGCGTGCAGACCTCGACGACACGCTGTACCCGGGCGACACCGGCATCGGGCTGGCCCTGAAGCGCAACATCGACGAGTTCCTCGTGGCAAAGCTCGGCGTCACCGCCGAGCGCGCGGCCGCGATGCGCGTCGAGCTCTTCCGCACGCACGGCAGCACCCTCTCGGGCCTCATC GCGCTCGGCTACGAGGTGCACCCGGATGAGTACCACAG CTACGTGCACGGCAGGCTGCCGTACGACAGGATCGCCGCCGACCCGCAGCTCGCGCGGCTGCTGCAGAGCATCCCGCAGCGCAAAGTG CTGTTCACGAACTCGGACCGTGCGCACATGAAGCGGGCGCTACAGCGGCTGAGCGTCGACGAGGCGTGCTTCGACGCCATCGTGTGCTTCGAGACCATGAACCCGCACCTCTTCGGGGAGGCGAGGGAAGAGCACGCCAACGCTGCCCGCCCGGTGGTGGTCCTGAAACCGTCGGTCGAAGCCATCGTGGCGGCCATACGTGTCGCCGACTCTAACCCACGTCGAACG GTTGGCAAGAGGGTTAGGAGCAAGGAGGCGGACTACGCGCTGGAGAACATCGGCAACCTCCGGCGAGTCATCCCGGAGATATGgggcgtcgccggcggcgagagcaGTGGACAGCCGGATCTTGGCATCGACAAGAAGGGTATGAGGTCCGACCTGGAGTCCATCATCCAGCCAGCGTCGATCCAGGCCTAA
- the LOC133915652 gene encoding suppressor of disruption of TFIIS-like isoform X1, whose product MATALFSALADSSCPSRWPVGLPGHHRIIINSGGSSPARADLDDTLYPGDTGIGLALKRNIDEFLVAKLGVTAERAAAMRVELFRTHGSTLSGLIALGYEVHPDEYHSYVHGRLPYDRIAADPQLARLLQSIPQRKVLFTNSDRAHMKRALQRLSVDEACFDAIVCFETMNPHLFGEAREEHANAARPVVVLKPSVEAIVAAIRVADSNPRRTLFLDDNERNIAAGKALGLRTALVGKRVRSKEADYALENIGNLRRVIPEIWGVAGGESSGQPDLGIDKKGMRSDLESIIQPASIQA is encoded by the exons ATGGCGACCGCGCTCTTCTCGGCTCTTGCCGACAGTTCGTGTCCCAGCCGTTGGCCGGTTGGGTTGCCGGGCCACCATCGTATAATAATAAACTCAGGCGGCTCCTCTCCGGCGCGTGCAGACCTCGACGACACGCTGTACCCGGGCGACACCGGCATCGGGCTGGCCCTGAAGCGCAACATCGACGAGTTCCTCGTGGCAAAGCTCGGCGTCACCGCCGAGCGCGCGGCCGCGATGCGCGTCGAGCTCTTCCGCACGCACGGCAGCACCCTCTCGGGCCTCATC GCGCTCGGCTACGAGGTGCACCCGGATGAGTACCACAG CTACGTGCACGGCAGGCTGCCGTACGACAGGATCGCCGCCGACCCGCAGCTCGCGCGGCTGCTGCAGAGCATCCCGCAGCGCAAAGTG CTGTTCACGAACTCGGACCGTGCGCACATGAAGCGGGCGCTACAGCGGCTGAGCGTCGACGAGGCGTGCTTCGACGCCATCGTGTGCTTCGAGACCATGAACCCGCACCTCTTCGGGGAGGCGAGGGAAGAGCACGCCAACGCTGCCCGCCCGGTGGTGGTCCTGAAACCGTCGGTCGAAGCCATCGTGGCGGCCATACGTGTCGCCGACTCTAACCCACGTCGAACG CTCTTCCTGGACGACAACGAGAGGAACATCGCCGCCGGGAAAGCTCTCGGCCTCCGCACCGCCCTG GTTGGCAAGAGGGTTAGGAGCAAGGAGGCGGACTACGCGCTGGAGAACATCGGCAACCTCCGGCGAGTCATCCCGGAGATATGgggcgtcgccggcggcgagagcaGTGGACAGCCGGATCTTGGCATCGACAAGAAGGGTATGAGGTCCGACCTGGAGTCCATCATCCAGCCAGCGTCGATCCAGGCCTAA
- the LOC133915652 gene encoding suppressor of disruption of TFIIS-like isoform X3: protein MAADSPFDCVLVDLDDTLYPGDTGIGLALKRNIDEFLVAKLGVTAERAAAMRVELFRTHGSTLSGLIALGYEVHPDEYHSYVHGRLPYDRIAADPQLARLLQSIPQRKVLFTNSDRAHMKRALQRLSVDEACFDAIVCFETMNPHLFGEAREEHANAARPVVVLKPSVEAIVAAIRVADSNPRRTLFLDDNERNIAAGKALGLRTALVGKRVRSKEADYALENIGNLRRVIPEIWGVAGGESSGQPDLGIDKKGMRSDLESIIQPASIQA, encoded by the exons ATGGCCGCGGACTCCCCCTTCGACTGCGTCCTCGTAG ACCTCGACGACACGCTGTACCCGGGCGACACCGGCATCGGGCTGGCCCTGAAGCGCAACATCGACGAGTTCCTCGTGGCAAAGCTCGGCGTCACCGCCGAGCGCGCGGCCGCGATGCGCGTCGAGCTCTTCCGCACGCACGGCAGCACCCTCTCGGGCCTCATC GCGCTCGGCTACGAGGTGCACCCGGATGAGTACCACAG CTACGTGCACGGCAGGCTGCCGTACGACAGGATCGCCGCCGACCCGCAGCTCGCGCGGCTGCTGCAGAGCATCCCGCAGCGCAAAGTG CTGTTCACGAACTCGGACCGTGCGCACATGAAGCGGGCGCTACAGCGGCTGAGCGTCGACGAGGCGTGCTTCGACGCCATCGTGTGCTTCGAGACCATGAACCCGCACCTCTTCGGGGAGGCGAGGGAAGAGCACGCCAACGCTGCCCGCCCGGTGGTGGTCCTGAAACCGTCGGTCGAAGCCATCGTGGCGGCCATACGTGTCGCCGACTCTAACCCACGTCGAACG CTCTTCCTGGACGACAACGAGAGGAACATCGCCGCCGGGAAAGCTCTCGGCCTCCGCACCGCCCTG GTTGGCAAGAGGGTTAGGAGCAAGGAGGCGGACTACGCGCTGGAGAACATCGGCAACCTCCGGCGAGTCATCCCGGAGATATGgggcgtcgccggcggcgagagcaGTGGACAGCCGGATCTTGGCATCGACAAGAAGGGTATGAGGTCCGACCTGGAGTCCATCATCCAGCCAGCGTCGATCCAGGCCTAA